The Catharus ustulatus isolate bCatUst1 chromosome 25, bCatUst1.pri.v2, whole genome shotgun sequence genome contains the following window.
ACAGCTTTGGTGATGTGGCAGAGAACTGCACAGCGTGAGTCTCTGTGTCATTGGCTGTGATGCCAGCAGATGGGCACCTGGCATGTCAGGACTGGATGTGGGGCACAGTGAGCAGGATGGGTGTGACACCTCTGTGCATCCATAACACCTGGCTGCCCCGACATCCTTCTGtcatcctgccctgggaggtgacaccagCAGGGCATTACAGGGGCACCCTGGTCACAGCAGGGGAACACCCAGCAGCATCACCTGTCCCAAAAGTGGCAGGACCCTAATCCCATGGTACCCCCACATCAGCATTCCTCGGAGATGGAGCTCCCATGGAGGTCTCTACAGCTCCCATAGGGGTCtccacatccctgtgccaccagccagTGCCTTTATTTACGACCACAGCCCTTTGATCCTCACTGGCAACCTCTGAGCTCTTTTGGTTGTGTTGGCAGCCACCAAACCCTCCCAGTTGTTCCACAGCCATTAAACCTCCCACCAGCTGGTTGTACTAGCAAACCAAAACCTCTTACTTCTACCACAACCATCAAGGCCTCTCAATTGTACCAGCAGCTGCCAAGCCCTCCCAGTTGTACCAGCTGTCCCCAATACACTGACAGCCACCAAACCCTCCTGGTTGTACTACACCACTGAGCCCTCCCATTTGTACCAGCAGCCACCAAACCTTCCTGGTTACACCGACAACCACCAAACTATCCCAGATGTACTGGCAGCTTCTGAACCCTCCTGATTGTACCAATAACCATGAAACCCTCCCAACTGCACCAACAACCACCAAACTCAGTTTACTGGCACCACTGCACTGCCCCATTGATGGCCCTCTCAGCCATTCCCTACTCTCAGCAGCATGTTGTGCATCCAGCCACCTTCCCATATCAGGGGGACCCGACACTCTTCTTGCAGTCCACGTGGCTCTCAGCAGGCCAGGGGATTCTCTCCAGACACATGTGTCTATCCACCAcaccctgccatgtccccaagcccctgTGCCCCACATTTCCCCTTCCTGCTTCTTGAGGACCCTCCCAGCTGTCCCTACAATCCCTGTCCTGCCCACTACGGAGTTGAGAGTGGTGACAGGATCCCCGGGGCCATGTCACTTGCCCCAGGTCAACGTGGGTGCCATTGGGGGACTACGTGGCCTCCAACACAGATGAGTGCACGGCCACCCTCATGTATGCTGTGAGCCTCAAGCAGTCGGGGACTGTGACCTTCGAGTACATCTACCCTGACAGCAGCATCGTCTTCGAATTCTTCGTGGGTGACAGGGGCAAGGATGGAGGGTGTGggtccctggggacatgggaaaGTCCTTGGGGGCAAGGGTTTGGTCTCTTGGGACATGGAGGGGTCCTAGATGACATGAAGGGGTCCCTAGGTACATGGGAAAAGTCCCTTGTGACTTGAGTGGGTCCCTGGGGATTCCTCAGGGGTCCCTGGGGACATGATATTTGTCCCTAGGGACATGGGAGGAGTTCCTGGGGGCACGGCAGGGGTCCCTGGGGACATGAGAGGAGTCCCTGAGGGGATCTCTGGTGATGTGACAGGGGTCTCTGAGGACATGGGGAAGGTCGACATGGGGAAGGGGACCTTGAGTATATGTGAGGGGTCCCTCGTGACATGAGGAGAGCCCCATGGGATATGGCAGTAATTCGTGGAGACATAAGGAGGGGTCCCTAGGAATATGCAAAGGTGTCTGGGAGCATGGGCCATGTCTCTGGGGACATGTGGGGTCCCTGTGAACATGGGGTCGCTGACACTCTTCCCTGAAGGTGCAGAACGACCAGTGCCAGCCCACGGTGGAGGAGTCCCGCTGGATGCGGACGACAGAGAAGGGCTGGGAATTCCACAGCGTGAGTGTCCGGTGGGAGGTGACACCGGGGAGAGGTCCCTCGGTGTGCCCCGGCGTCTTTTGTCCCTCCCTGTGAACAAGATGAGGCTGAGGAGGGGGCGGTGGGTGGTGACAGACGGGGGTGCCACACACCCTCCTCTACTGGTGCCAGCCCCCTCCTCGGCAGCAGGATCCTCCACCCATAGAGCCAaacccatccctggcagtgggatTACCAAATCCCATGGGATCCTTCTCCCAGGTGGAGCTGAGCCGCGGGAACAACGTGCTGTACTGGCGGACCACCGCCTACTCCGTCTGGTCCAAGGTGCCTAAACCGGTGCTGGTGAGGAACATCGGCATTACAGGTGGGTGGGTGCAGGAAGGGGGGTCTCGGGCGTCGCGCACTCCCGTCCCCGCTACCTGAGCCTCCTTCCGCTTCCAGGGGTGGCCTTCACTTCCGAGTGCTTCCCCTGCAAGCCCGGCACCTTCGCCCCCGCCGCCGGCTCAACCgcctgccagccctgtcccgCTGACACCTTCTCCGGCAAAGGGGCCACCGCCTGCCAGCCCTGCGACCCCGACACCTACGCCGGTGAGAGGGGACACTCGGGGCTCCCcgctcccagagctgtccctctAGTATGTGACCCTGGGAAGGGGAGGGCTGATGTGGGAAGCAGGGGTGACCTGACATTCCTTGGTGGGGAAAGTGTTGGGACCTCTTACAAAGCTGACACCTATGCTAGTGACGGGGGACAACCTTAGGGGTCCCTTTGTTTCCGCACTCTGCGCCGCAGGAGTGGCCCTGGGGGAGGGAGAGATGATGTGGGGAGTAGGGAGCACCCACTGCCCCTTGGCTGTGAGGGAAGACAAGGACACCTCGCATGATTGGAACAGCGCTGGGGTCCCCGCGCTGTGCTGGTTCAGCCGCCGTGTCCCCCTCGGCAGAGCCCGGTTCGGGGTCCTGCAAGCCGCGCCCCCCCTGCACGGACAAGGATTTCTTCTACACCCACACAGCCTGCGACGCTGACGGGGAGGTAATGCGGGGGCACCCTGGGGTGGTCCCCCtgtccctcggtgtccccacCGACTCACCCGCTCCCCCTGGGCAGACCCAGCTGATGTACAAGTGGGCAGAGCCCAAGAtctgcagcgaggagctgccGCAGGCGGCCCGGCTGCCACTCTCGGGTGTCAAGACCCGGTGCCCCCCCTGCAACCCTGGCTTTGCCAAAGGCAACGGCAgcacctgccagccctgtccctacGGCTCCTATTCCAACGGCTCCGGTAAGGCGGCCCCGTCATTGTTCCCAGAGCGTTACTGGAGCAGCCCGAGCTGTCGGGGGGAAGGTGGGTGCCACTCCAGTGCAGGgttgtcccctcctgtccccatggctcCAATAAGGACACCCTCatcactgtccccagggagtAACTGGggtccctggagctgccaggggaaGGTGAGTCCCACCTCAGTGCAGGGttgtcccatcctgtccctaTCATTGTTCCTAAGTGGTGACCATGGCACCCCAAGCTGACAGAGAGAAATGTGGTACCACCCTGGTGCAGGGCTGTCCCTATGTATCCAGTCAGAACATCCCACTTATTGTCCCCAAGAAGTACTTGGGATCCCTGGAGCTGCCAAGGGAAGGTGAGTGCCACCTCAGTACAGAGCTGTCCTCTCCTGTCTCCATCATTGGCCCAAGAGGTGGTtaccagggagctgcagggagaggaatgTGGTGCCACTCTAGTGCATGGCTGTCCCCTCTTGTCCCCATTGCTGGCATCAAGGGTAAGCAGGGCACCCCAAGCTGACAGAGGGGGAGGTGAGTGCCacccctgtgcagggctgttgcctcctgtccccagcctgcctcAGCTGCCCAGAGGGCACTGAGCCAGCGCTGGGCTTGGAGTACAAGTGGTGGAATGTGCTGCCCCCCAACATGGAGACCACCGTGCTCAGCGGCATCAACTTCGAGTACAAGGGCATTGCAGGTAGTGGCAGAgggctgtcccttccctgtctcCTGCTGGGGGACTGCCAGGGACCCTTCTGAGTGTCActgcatccctgcaggctgggaggtAGCTGGGGACTACATTTACACGGCAGCTGGAGCCTCTGACAGTGATTTCATGATCCTCACACTGGTGGTCCCTGGCTTCAGGTGAGGTGGGGACCACCACAAGGGTGTcccccagggagcaggggggacacagccaTGGGGCAGAGCTagcagtgtccccacactgtccccagccctccaAGCCCAGTGCTGGAggacacagagagcagagaggtggCCAGGATCACCTTTGTTTTCGAGACACTCTGCAGCGTTGGCTGTGAGCTCTACTTTATGGTGGTGAGTGGGGAGACACAGTAGTCTGGGGGGGACACAGTGAATTTGGGTAGTGTCACCATCCCCCTGTTCCCATAGGGTGTCAACTCACGCACGAACACTCCGGTGGAGACATGGACAGGCTCCACAGGGAAACAATCCTATACCTACCTGGTGGAGAAGAACGCGACCATGAGCTTCACCTGGGCCTTCCAGCGCACCCCCTACCACGAGGCGGTGAGGGCCAGGGGGCCCTGCTTTGGGAGGGCTGGAGGGCCCCCAGTTTGGGAATTCCAGTGGGGGTCAAGGGGCAGATGGTGATGGTGATCTTGGTGCCAGGGCCGGCGGTTCACCAGTGATGTGGCCAAGCTGTACAGCATCAATGTCACCAACGTGCAGGGGGGGGTGGCCTCCTTCTGCCGCCGCTGTGCCCCCCAGCCTACTGGGTCCTGTGCCCCGTGttcccctggcagtgctgtggacCCCAGCTCAGGcaactgccagccctgcccacctgGCACCTACCTGCAGGGTCACCCCTCTGATGGGACACCCTCCTGCCACCCCTGTGGCCCTGGCACATGCAGCAACCAGGTAACTGGGGGTAGCAGGGGGTCcaagtgtccctgagtgtccccatgGGTGATGCCAAGGGCCCCAGAGTAGTGACATCAGCCTCCCCCACATGCAGGATGTCCCAGATGGTGGCACTGGCTAGCACCAGGAGGGTGACACCATCATGAGTGGGTGATACCAGCTCCCCCAGTCATCCTGGGTGCATGactctgtgtccccacagtggTGACTCCAGCCCCTTACAGCCATTTTGGGTGGGTGACAGGATGGGTGGCAATGTGGGTGACAGTGTCTGACCCTGGGTGGGTGATGCCTGCCCTCCTTGGCCATTTtcagggaggtgacaccagcCCTGTGGCCATCCTGGGTGGGTGACAAGGTGGGTGACAGTGTCTAATCCTGGATGGGTAATGCCagtcccccagctgtccccagtgagaTGACAtcatcccctcccagcccccccaaatgGGTGACAGTATCTGACACTGGTGCATGGCAGTGGGTGACCCTGGTGGGTGCCACCGTGGACATGCTGTCTTTGAGGGGAGGTGTCAGCTCTCCACAGTCCCCACAAGGGTGTTCCCAGTGGGTGGCATggccatccctgagctccctgtccGTGTTGCCAGCTGCGGTCGCTATGCTACAACAactgcagcctggcactggcactgccaggccGGATGCTGCGCTTTGAGTTCCCGTCACTGAGCATGGGTGCCGGGGTGGGCACCAGACCCAGCTTCACCCCCAAGGGGCTGCCCTACAGCCACCACTTCCGCCTTAGCCTCTGCGGGCACCAGGTAAGACCTGTGTGGGCAGACATGTGCACACATGGGAGCGCACTcggggggtggggacaggcacAAAAGTACAAACACGGGCATGTGAGTGGGCACTCAGGAGAGTGGGCACATGTGGGCAGAAGACCATGGAAACATGCACACAGACATGGGAACACACCAGGGAAGGCACACAAGGGCACACACAGGAGGGCACAGGAACATTCACGCATGTATGAGAACACTCTTGGGCTCATGGGGGGGTGGTCACAGGTACGTAAGTGCAAACATGAGCACACATGGGGGTGCATGTCCTCTCACAGTACAAACATaggcacacacctgggcatgGGGATGGGACAAAGACATGCAGGTGGGCAGACATGGACACACGTGCATATGTGCTTGTAGTCATGTAAAAACAAGGACATATATGCAAACACACATTCACACACACGGGTGTGCAAATACAAGTGTACATACAgtcacacctgcacacacacacacacacacacacacgcacacttGTGCAGTCACATTTCACACACACATCTGTACAGCTGTGCAGACACATGTGAACACTCATGCAGACACGTGGACACTTGTGCAGCTACACCTGCACACATACGGCCCTGCATACACAAATGCCAGACCCTCATACACACATTCCCACCCCACACACGTGTcatgtgtgtccctgcagggcaggaagaTGGCCTCATGTGCTGACAATGTGACGGCAGGTCGGGGGGGCCCTGCCCGTGTGGTCACCTCTTATGTGTGCCAGGCCATTCTGGTGCCTCCTGATGTCACCGGTGCCCGTGCAGCTGTGTCTTCTCAGCCCATCAGCCTGGGTGACCACCTGCTGGGTGAGTGGGGGGGGGCTCCACTGGGACACCTCAGGGTCACTGAGACACGTGGGCAAGAGAGACACTGGAACACCTTGGTGGCGTGGGCACACCAACACGGGGACACCCCAGTGGGACTGGGAtgtgtgggacagggactggggcaCCCTTGTGGCACTGAGAGTGGGACACCTTGTTGAGACTGGGACGCCCTAGCAGGACAGGGACCAGGACATCCCAGTGGCACTGGAACACATGGGTGGAACAGAGAGTAGCCTACTCCAGTGGCTGTCAGTTTATCCAGGCTCTCCAGGCCTACCCTGGGTCTCAGACACCCTGGTGGGACTGGGACACTGGCACTCTAGCACTATGAtatttcagcagcactgggataCCTTGGTGGCAAAGGGACACCCCAATGGGACTGAAATACACCCTGGTGGGACTGAGACACTACAGGGACACCATGTTTCAGGTTGGGACATTGTCACTGGTATACCTGGGTGGGATTGGGATACACTGCAGAGGGACACACTcgtgggactggggacaccatGGTGTGACTTGAGACACCCTGGTGGGACTGGGAGACTGACACTGGGACACCCTGTTGGGATTGGGATatcctggtggcactgggacactAGGACTGGGACACTGGTGGCACTAGGACACTAGGACAGAAACACACCCTGGTGGAACTGGAGACACCCCTCTCTCCTCACAGGTGTCACCACCAGATCTGTGCTGGACAGCATCGTGTCTCCCCCAGAGCTCTTCCCCCCCGGGCACCCTGACCTGCCTGACATCATCTTCTTCTTCAGGTGCAGGCAGGTGATAGTGGGGTGACACCCACACATTGCCCCTACTGTCCTCCTgactccccgtgtcccctgcaGGTCCAATGAcatgacacagccctgcagtggtgGCCGGGCCAGCACCGTCCGCCTGCGCTGTGACCCCCTGCACCTTGGCACCGGCACcttggctgtccccaggtgggaaggggacactggggacccCAAGGGGGGTTTTGCGTGACCCAGGTATCTCCTGCTGTCAGGGTTGGGCACATCCCTGGGGTGCTTCGTTTTGGAGACAGCACTGTCACAGTTTCGGTGTCACTCACTCTGAGGTGTCACCCTGGCTGTTCCCAggtggatgggatgggacactggggacaccgagggggTCTTAGGGTACTGTCAGAGTGATCCAGACATTTCCTGCTGTCATGGGTGGGCATGTCCCTGAGGTGCTTTGCTTTGGGGACGACATTGACATGGTGTCAGTGCCCCTTACCCAGGTGTCATCCTGGCTGTGTCACTGGCGCCCTGCGTTGTACTCAGGCAGTGAAACAAAGGAGACCCcgggggaggtttggggagcCCCAAGGTCTCCTGCTGTCATGGGTAGATAGTTCTTTGGGGTGGTCCACTTTGGGAATACCGCTGTCACGGTATCCTGACCCTGGGGGGTCTGTACTCTCAGAGGGGCTGTACTCTCCACTTTGGAGTGTCACCACCACGTGAACCCTCTCCTTTTTGCCCCTCCCCAGCAAATGCCCTGAGGGCACCTGCGACGGCTGCACCTTCCATTTCCTGTGGGTGACGGCCGAGGGATGTCCCCGCTGCTCCAGTTCGCACCAGCGCCCCATCGTCGGCGCCTGTATCGGCGGCGTTCAGGTACCGCCCCGTGCCCCGGGCTGGGCTGCGGCTCCTGTGGCCCCTGACCCCTCTTTCCTCCCCACCAGAAAACCACCTATGTGTGGCGGGAGCCCCGGCTGTGCCACGGCGGGGACGCCCTGCCGCCGCAGGTGATCCGGGCGTGCCGCAGCGTGGATTTTTGGCTAAAAGTGGGAATTTCCACTGGGACGTGCGTGGCCGTCTTGCTGGCCGCGCTCGCCGcttatttctggaaaaagaCTCAAAAGTGAGCAATTGGCGGcgggatttggggacacggggggtaGTTAGCACTGTCACGGGGGGTGATGGCACCGCCTGCATTCCCAGGTTGGAATACAAATATTCCAAGTTGGTGATGGACGCCGCGGCCCGGGAGAGCGACGCGACTTCGCCCGACAGCTGCGCTATCATGGAGGGGGAAGACGCGGAGGACGAGCTGCTCCTTGCCACGGAAATGTCACTTTTTGGAAAACTTAAAGCCCTGACGGCTAAGGtgaggggtggggtggggggatggAAACAACCCTGGAGTAGCCACCGGACAAGCCATGGtgggggtgggatttgaggatgGTCCTCCTCAATTCCCCACCCCGGGGGGGGCTCTGTGTCTCCGTTTCCCTACTCCAAGAGGGGCTgcgtgcctcagtttcccccccTCCGGGGACTCCgggcctcagtttccccaccaCAGGAGGGCTCCGGGCCTCAATTTCCCCACCCCACAGCGGATGCCGGATGGATTCGACTCAGTCCCGCTCAAGACCTCATCCAGCAGCACCAATCAGGAGCTGTAATAGGAGGGGGGCACCTTCgcatcccccagccctcccgGGAGCTGTGAGAGGGCAGAGGGGGCACCCACGGACACCCCGCCCCCGGGCAGCTGTGAAGGGAAGGCGGGGATACCCACGGTCCACACCCCGCCCCTCCCAGCGTGGCCTTAGGGACCCGCTTCGGACCGGAGCTTCGTTACGGCTTTTGTATGTGTGTGCCCCACCATGTCCTCCATCCAGAGCACCCAAAAATGCCAAATACAGGAGTGGAGTTTGTATACGGGCTCCGTGTGTGTGGGCAAACTGGGACGGGGGGACACACATAGGAGGTGCGGGGCGCTCAGAATGGGTGGGGGGACGGTGTGGGAGTGTGCGCAGGGTGTCACGCGTGAGAGTGGGTGCCCAGGGGTGGGGTAGGGGTGCACACGTGGAGGAGCAGTGGAACTTTGACTTCCATCTGCACACCCCCTCATGAGGGAAGGGGTTATTGGGTCCCCCACATGGGTAGAGGCACCAGGACCGCGCCGGGACCCCCAAGGAGGGGACAGTAGAGTGACATGGGGTGACATGTGGTGCCACGGACAGCCACAGTCGTGCCATGGGGTGCTGTAGAGGGTGGTAGGGGGCAGCCCTTGGGACCCCCGTGAACAACTGTGGTGCAAGGCATCCTGAGAGCCCACCCGACTATCCCAGTATCTCTGCGATGTGGCT
Protein-coding sequences here:
- the ELAPOR1 gene encoding endosome/lysosome-associated apoptosis and autophagy regulator 1 isoform X1 gives rise to the protein MAGTGARWMPLALCLAVTVSPGRTGEQLHVCKESEYHYEYTACDSSGSRWRVAVPHTPGLCTGLPDPVRGTECSFSCKAGEFLEMQTQMCRPCAAGTYSLGTGVRFDEWDEVPHGFANVATNLEVDDSFGDVAENCTASTWVPLGDYVASNTDECTATLMYAVSLKQSGTVTFEYIYPDSSIVFEFFVQNDQCQPTVEESRWMRTTEKGWEFHSVELSRGNNVLYWRTTAYSVWSKVPKPVLVRNIGITGVAFTSECFPCKPGTFAPAAGSTACQPCPADTFSGKGATACQPCDPDTYAEPGSGSCKPRPPCTDKDFFYTHTACDADGETQLMYKWAEPKICSEELPQAARLPLSGVKTRCPPCNPGFAKGNGSTCQPCPYGSYSNGSACLSCPEGTEPALGLEYKWWNVLPPNMETTVLSGINFEYKGIAGWEVAGDYIYTAAGASDSDFMILTLVVPGFSPPSPVLEDTESREVARITFVFETLCSVGCELYFMVGVNSRTNTPVETWTGSTGKQSYTYLVEKNATMSFTWAFQRTPYHEAGRRFTSDVAKLYSINVTNVQGGVASFCRRCAPQPTGSCAPCSPGSAVDPSSGNCQPCPPGTYLQGHPSDGTPSCHPCGPGTCSNQLRSLCYNNCSLALALPGRMLRFEFPSLSMGAGVGTRPSFTPKGLPYSHHFRLSLCGHQGRKMASCADNVTAGRGGPARVVTSYVCQAILVPPDVTGARAAVSSQPISLGDHLLGVTTRSVLDSIVSPPELFPPGHPDLPDIIFFFRSNDMTQPCSGGRASTVRLRCDPLHLGTGTLAVPSKCPEGTCDGCTFHFLWVTAEGCPRCSSSHQRPIVGACIGGVQKTTYVWREPRLCHGGDALPPQVIRACRSVDFWLKVGISTGTCVAVLLAALAAYFWKKTQKLEYKYSKLVMDAAARESDATSPDSCAIMEGEDAEDELLLATEMSLFGKLKALTAKEGSGPQFPHPTADAGWIRLSPAQDLIQQHQSGAVIGGGHLRIPQPSREL
- the ELAPOR1 gene encoding endosome/lysosome-associated apoptosis and autophagy regulator 1 isoform X4, with product MAGTGARWMPLALCLAVTVSPGRTGEQLHVCKESEYHYEYTACDSSGSRWRVAVPHTPGLCTGLPDPVRGTECSFSCKAGEFLEMQTQMCRPCAAGTYSLGTGVRFDEWDEVPHGFANVATNLEVDDSFGDVAENCTASTWVPLGDYVASNTDECTATLMYAVSLKQSGTVTFEYIYPDSSIVFEFFVQNDQCQPTVEESRWMRTTEKGWEFHSVELSRGNNVLYWRTTAYSVWSKVPKPVLVRNIGITGVAFTSECFPCKPGTFAPAAGSTACQPCPADTFSGKGATACQPCDPDTYAEPGSGSCKPRPPCTDKDFFYTHTACDADGETQLMYKWAEPKICSEELPQAARLPLSGVKTRCPPCNPGFAKGNGSTCQPCPYGSYSNGSACLSCPEGTEPALGLEYKWWNVLPPNMETTVLSGINFEYKGIAGWEVAGDYIYTAAGASDSDFMILTLVVPGFSPPSPVLEDTESREVARITFVFETLCSVGCELYFMVGVNSRTNTPVETWTGSTGKQSYTYLVEKNATMSFTWAFQRTPYHEAGRRFTSDVAKLYSINVTNVQGGVASFCRRCAPQPTGSCAPCSPGSAVDPSSGNCQPCPPGTYLQGHPSDGTPSCHPCGPGTCSNQLRSLCYNNCSLALALPGRMLRFEFPSLSMGAGVGTRPSFTPKGLPYSHHFRLSLCGHQGRKMASCADNVTAGRGGPARVVTSYVCQAILVPPDVTGARAAVSSQPISLGDHLLGVTTRSVLDSIVSPPELFPPGHPDLPDIIFFFRSNDMTQPCSGGRASTVRLRCDPLHLGTGTLAVPSKCPEGTCDGCTFHFLWVTAEGCPRCSSSHQRPIVGACIGGVQKTTYVWREPRLCHGGDALPPQVIRACRSVDFWLKVGISTGTCVAVLLAALAAYFWKKTQKLEYKYSKLVMDAAARESDATSPDSCAIMEGEDAEDELLLATEMSLFGKLKALTAKFPHHRRAPGLNFPTPQRMPDGFDSVPLKTSSSSTNQEL
- the ELAPOR1 gene encoding endosome/lysosome-associated apoptosis and autophagy regulator 1 isoform X3, whose protein sequence is MRTTEKGWEFHSVELSRGNNVLYWRTTAYSVWSKVPKPVLVRNIGITGVAFTSECFPCKPGTFAPAAGSTACQPCPADTFSGKGATACQPCDPDTYAEPGSGSCKPRPPCTDKDFFYTHTACDADGETQLMYKWAEPKICSEELPQAARLPLSGVKTRCPPCNPGFAKGNGSTCQPCPYGSYSNGSACLSCPEGTEPALGLEYKWWNVLPPNMETTVLSGINFEYKGIAGWEVAGDYIYTAAGASDSDFMILTLVVPGFSPPSPVLEDTESREVARITFVFETLCSVGCELYFMVGVNSRTNTPVETWTGSTGKQSYTYLVEKNATMSFTWAFQRTPYHEAGRRFTSDVAKLYSINVTNVQGGVASFCRRCAPQPTGSCAPCSPGSAVDPSSGNCQPCPPGTYLQGHPSDGTPSCHPCGPGTCSNQLRSLCYNNCSLALALPGRMLRFEFPSLSMGAGVGTRPSFTPKGLPYSHHFRLSLCGHQGRKMASCADNVTAGRGGPARVVTSYVCQAILVPPDVTGARAAVSSQPISLGDHLLGVTTRSVLDSIVSPPELFPPGHPDLPDIIFFFRSNDMTQPCSGGRASTVRLRCDPLHLGTGTLAVPSKCPEGTCDGCTFHFLWVTAEGCPRCSSSHQRPIVGACIGGVQKTTYVWREPRLCHGGDALPPQVIRACRSVDFWLKVGISTGTCVAVLLAALAAYFWKKTQKLEYKYSKLVMDAAARESDATSPDSCAIMEGEDAEDELLLATEMSLFGKLKALTAKEGSGPQFPHPTADAGWIRLSPAQDLIQQHQSGAVIGGGHLRIPQPSREL
- the ELAPOR1 gene encoding endosome/lysosome-associated apoptosis and autophagy regulator 1 isoform X2, whose translation is MAGTGARWMPLALCLAVTVSPGRTGEQLHVCKESEYHYEYTACDSSGSRWRVAVPHTPGLCTGLPDPVRGTECSFSCKAGEFLEMQTQMCRPCAAGTYSLGTGVRFDEWDEVPHGFANVATNLEVDDSFGDVAENCTASTWVPLGDYVASNTDECTATLMYAVSLKQSGTVTFEYIYPDSSIVFEFFVQNDQCQPTVEESRWMRTTEKGWEFHSVELSRGNNVLYWRTTAYSVWSKVPKPVLVRNIGITGVAFTSECFPCKPGTFAPAAGSTACQPCPADTFSGKGATACQPCDPDTYAEPGSGSCKPRPPCTDKDFFYTHTACDADGETQLMYKWAEPKICSEELPQAARLPLSGVKTRCPPCNPGFAKGNGSTCQPCPYGSYSNGSACLSCPEGTEPALGLEYKWWNVLPPNMETTVLSGINFEYKGIAGWEVAGDYIYTAAGASDSDFMILTLVVPGFSPPSPVLEDTESREVARITFVFETLCSVGCELYFMVGVNSRTNTPVETWTGSTGKQSYTYLVEKNATMSFTWAFQRTPYHEAGRRFTSDVAKLYSINVTNVQGGVASFCRRCAPQPTGSCAPCSPGSAVDPSSGNCQPCPPGTYLQGHPSDGTPSCHPCGPGTCSNQLRSLCYNNCSLALALPGRMLRFEFPSLSMGAGVGTRPSFTPKGLPYSHHFRLSLCGHQGRKMASCADNVTAGRGGPARVVTSYVCQAILVPPDVTGARAAVSSQPISLGDHLLGVTTRSVLDSIVSPPELFPPGHPDLPDIIFFFRSNDMTQPCSGGRASTVRLRCDPLHLGTGTLAVPSKCPEGTCDGCTFHFLWVTAEGCPRCSSSHQRPIVGACIGGVQKTTYVWREPRLCHGGDALPPQVIRACRSVDFWLKVGISTGTCVAVLLAALAAYFWKKTQKLEYKYSKLVMDAAARESDATSPDSCAIMEGEDAEDELLLATEMSLFGKLKALTAKRMPDGFDSVPLKTSSSSTNQEL